From the Blattabacterium cuenoti genome, one window contains:
- the murC gene encoding UDP-N-acetylmuramate--L-alanine ligase, which yields MNINKIDFLYFLGIGGIGMSSLARYFHIMGKTVSGHDKNETFLTKKLESEGISINYHDNVKIIPEWIKSNKCLIVYTPAIPKDYKQWIFLKKYGKNIKKRSQLLSLITENSICIAIGGTHGKTTTCSLLGHILYVSGKNFTAFIGGISENYKSNLILNGNKFFLVEADEFDRSFLHLSPNIACITSIDQDHVDVYPKKEFLEKAYINFSNRIKKPYKKIFICEEESFTVKNAIYYSVKKKVHYYADNVTIKNNKWYFDFHTPKKIFKYLPLPIPGIHNLKNTTAALAISDYLNINEKKIRKALYLFKGIERRYSIHYKSEKKIYIDDYAHHPTEINALINTVRKCFPNKTILGIFQPHLFSRTKFFEESFAKSLGNLDSLILLDIYQAREYKNFDINSITLLKKVKIIQKNKEISSISKVLETLDKKCFDIILTIGAGNIDTLIIPIKEWLCKKYGKT from the coding sequence ATGAATATTAATAAAATTGATTTTTTATATTTTTTAGGAATAGGTGGAATAGGAATGAGTTCTTTAGCAAGGTATTTTCACATTATGGGAAAAACAGTTAGTGGACATGATAAAAATGAGACCTTTTTAACAAAAAAATTAGAATCAGAAGGTATATCAATTAATTATCATGACAATGTAAAAATAATTCCAGAATGGATAAAATCTAATAAATGTTTAATTGTTTATACTCCAGCAATCCCTAAGGATTATAAGCAATGGATTTTTTTAAAAAAGTATGGGAAAAATATAAAAAAAAGATCACAATTATTATCTTTAATAACAGAAAATTCAATTTGTATTGCTATAGGTGGAACTCATGGAAAAACTACAACATGTAGTTTGTTAGGTCATATTTTATATGTATCTGGAAAAAATTTTACTGCTTTTATTGGTGGGATATCTGAAAATTATAAATCTAATTTAATATTGAATGGAAACAAGTTTTTCTTAGTTGAAGCAGATGAATTTGATCGTTCTTTTTTACATTTATCTCCAAATATAGCTTGTATTACTTCTATTGATCAAGATCATGTGGATGTTTATCCTAAAAAAGAATTTTTAGAAAAAGCCTATATAAATTTTTCAAATAGAATAAAGAAACCATATAAAAAGATCTTTATTTGTGAAGAAGAATCTTTTACAGTAAAAAATGCTATTTATTATTCAGTAAAAAAAAAAGTACATTATTATGCAGATAATGTTACTATAAAAAACAATAAATGGTATTTTGATTTTCATACTCCTAAAAAAATATTTAAGTATTTACCATTGCCAATTCCTGGAATTCATAATTTAAAAAATACAACAGCAGCATTAGCTATATCTGATTATTTAAATATTAATGAAAAAAAAATAAGAAAAGCTTTATATTTATTTAAAGGAATTGAAAGAAGATATTCCATTCATTACAAATCAGAAAAAAAAATATATATAGATGATTATGCACATCATCCTACAGAAATAAATGCATTAATTAACACAGTAAGAAAATGTTTTCCAAATAAAACTATATTAGGTATATTTCAACCACATCTATTTAGTCGTACTAAATTTTTTGAGGAATCTTTCGCAAAAAGTTTAGGGAACTTGGATAGTTTAATTTTATTGGATATTTATCAAGCTAGAGAATATAAAAATTTTGATATTAATTCCATAACTTTATTAAAAAAAGTAAAAATTATACAAAAAAACAAAGAAATTTCTTCTATTTCTAAAGTTTTAGAAACACTTGATAAAAAATGTTTTGACATTATTCTTACAATAGGAGCCGGAAATATAGATACTTTAATTATTCCTATAAAAGAATGGTTATGTAAAAAATATGGTAAAACATGA
- a CDS encoding cell division protein FtsQ/DivIB has product MHRNRKIKKLHIIIMNTAYNKHFLDEKMIKNILFNKNKYKNIDNKIGEICVLEMENKLNNYPFIKKSEVFISVDGTININILQKEPILRIKNGKKEFYLTKDSEELEIYPFYSSNVILAKGPFSKEEKKYLLELVEFINYDNLLKNQIISIKKKEDNSFILIPKIGNHYIMLGNMKDFKDKLYKLKSFYKQYLNKISLDQYKIVDLQYKNQIVAKKR; this is encoded by the coding sequence ATGCATAGAAACAGAAAAATTAAAAAATTACATATTATTATTATGAATACAGCATATAATAAACATTTTTTGGATGAAAAAATGATTAAAAATATTCTCTTTAATAAAAATAAATATAAAAATATTGATAATAAAATTGGTGAAATATGTGTATTGGAAATGGAGAATAAATTAAATAATTATCCTTTTATTAAAAAATCAGAGGTATTTATTAGTGTAGATGGAACTATTAATATAAATATTTTACAAAAAGAACCAATTTTAAGAATAAAAAATGGAAAAAAAGAATTTTATCTTACAAAAGATTCTGAAGAATTAGAGATATATCCTTTTTATTCATCAAATGTAATTTTAGCTAAAGGCCCTTTTTCAAAAGAAGAAAAAAAATATTTACTAGAATTAGTGGAATTTATAAATTATGATAATTTACTGAAAAATCAAATTATTAGTATAAAAAAAAAGGAAGATAATTCATTTATTTTGATTCCAAAGATAGGAAATCATTATATTATGTTAGGGAATATGAAAGATTTTAAAGACAAATTGTATAAATTAAAATCATTTTATAAACAATATCTAAATAAAATCAGTCTTGATCAATATAAAATTGTTGATTTACAATATAAAAATCAAATAGTAGCAAAAAAAAGATAA
- the ftsA gene encoding cell division protein FtsA encodes MEYQDLAIGLDVGTTKIVAMVGRRNEYNKIEILGIGRSKSIGVHIGVVSNITQTIESIREAVSEAEHSSGLKIKEVIVGIAGQHIRSLQHNDYITRLDFENVINQKDIQKLIDQVHKLVMLPGEEILHVLPQEYKVDSQSEISEPIGMYGSRLEANFHVVVGQISSIRNIGRCVKAAGLSLSGITLEPLASAEAVLNKEEREAGVALVDIGGGTTDIAIFKDNIIRHTAVIPFGGNVITENIKTDCLIIERQAELLKIKFGSAWPGENKDTEIVCIPGLRGRDPKEISLKRLSQIIHTRVCEILEHVNVEINNYGNEEQKKRLIAGLVMTGGGSQLKHIRPLTEYITGMDVRIGYSNEHISGGENGFIRNPEYATAIGLVIKGLDDKRKYFYGKDSIVHQNEKDQNYELFTKKFYNREQYKLNYDENSNNSSLKKRKNKTRLKSFIEIWADKFRKILNDTE; translated from the coding sequence ATGGAATATCAAGATCTAGCTATAGGTTTAGATGTAGGGACTACAAAGATCGTAGCTATGGTAGGAAGGAGAAATGAATATAATAAAATTGAAATATTAGGAATAGGTAGATCTAAAAGTATAGGAGTACATATAGGAGTGGTAAGTAATATAACTCAAACTATTGAATCTATACGGGAAGCAGTATCTGAAGCAGAACATAGTTCTGGATTAAAAATTAAGGAAGTTATTGTTGGAATTGCAGGACAACATATCAGAAGTTTACAACATAACGATTATATTACCAGATTAGATTTTGAAAATGTAATTAATCAAAAAGATATACAAAAACTAATAGATCAAGTGCATAAATTAGTAATGTTACCAGGAGAAGAAATTCTTCATGTTCTTCCACAGGAGTATAAAGTAGATAGTCAATCTGAAATTAGTGAACCTATAGGAATGTACGGAAGTCGTTTAGAAGCTAATTTTCATGTTGTAGTAGGACAAATTTCTTCTATTAGAAATATTGGAAGATGTGTTAAGGCCGCTGGGTTGAGTTTATCTGGAATAACATTAGAACCTTTAGCTTCTGCAGAAGCAGTTTTGAATAAAGAAGAAAGAGAAGCTGGGGTTGCTTTAGTTGATATAGGAGGTGGCACTACAGACATTGCTATCTTCAAAGACAATATTATTCGTCATACAGCTGTAATTCCTTTTGGTGGAAATGTAATAACTGAAAATATTAAGACAGATTGCCTAATTATTGAAAGGCAAGCAGAACTATTAAAGATAAAATTTGGATCTGCATGGCCAGGAGAAAATAAAGATACAGAAATTGTTTGTATTCCAGGGTTAAGAGGGCGTGATCCTAAAGAAATTTCTTTGAAACGTCTTTCTCAAATTATACATACACGTGTATGTGAAATATTAGAACATGTTAATGTAGAAATCAACAACTATGGAAATGAAGAACAAAAAAAAAGACTCATCGCTGGATTGGTAATGACAGGTGGGGGATCACAATTAAAACATATTCGTCCTTTGACAGAATATATAACGGGAATGGATGTACGTATAGGTTATTCTAATGAACATATATCAGGTGGAGAAAATGGATTCATAAGAAACCCTGAGTATGCAACTGCTATAGGATTGGTTATTAAAGGTCTTGATGATAAGAGAAAATATTTTTACGGAAAAGATTCTATAGTACATCAAAATGAAAAAGATCAAAATTATGAACTTTTTACTAAAAAATTTTATAACAGAGAACAATATAAGTTAAA